The following proteins come from a genomic window of Flavobacterium eburneipallidum:
- the rfbB gene encoding dTDP-glucose 4,6-dehydratase — MKKILITGGAGFIGSHVVRRFVQKYPEHQIFNLDALTYAGNLENIIDIEKEPNYTFVKGDITDENFIGKLFKEHQFDGVIHLAAESHVDRSIEDPMAFVKTNVIGTVNLLNAARKQWTNNFEGKRFYHVSTDEVYGSLGAEGLFTETTPYDPNSPYSASKASSDHFVRAYGETYGLPYVLTNCSNNYGPNHFPEKLIPLFINNIINNKPLPVYGDGNYTRDWLFVKDHAVAIDLVFHQGKNHETYNIGGFNEWKNIDLVKVLCQIMDTKLGRVTGESAKLITYVKDRPGHDLRYAIDANKINKELGWEPSVTFEQGLEFTIDWYLNNQEWLNSVTSGDYEKYYDKMYS; from the coding sequence ATGAAAAAAATACTGATTACAGGTGGAGCAGGATTTATTGGATCTCATGTTGTTAGGCGTTTTGTTCAAAAATACCCAGAACACCAAATTTTTAATTTGGATGCACTTACCTATGCAGGAAATTTAGAGAACATCATTGATATTGAAAAGGAACCGAATTACACTTTCGTAAAAGGAGATATTACCGATGAAAATTTTATTGGTAAATTATTTAAAGAGCATCAATTTGATGGTGTGATTCATTTGGCTGCCGAATCTCATGTCGATCGTTCTATCGAAGATCCTATGGCTTTTGTAAAAACCAATGTAATAGGGACAGTGAATTTACTTAATGCAGCGAGAAAACAATGGACAAATAACTTTGAAGGAAAACGTTTTTATCATGTTAGTACAGACGAAGTGTATGGCTCTTTGGGTGCTGAAGGCTTGTTTACAGAAACCACTCCTTATGATCCCAATTCACCTTATTCAGCTTCAAAAGCAAGTTCCGATCATTTTGTGAGAGCTTATGGTGAAACTTATGGATTGCCTTATGTTTTGACTAATTGTTCTAACAATTATGGACCTAATCATTTTCCAGAAAAACTAATTCCGTTGTTTATCAACAATATTATTAATAACAAACCTTTGCCTGTTTATGGTGACGGAAATTACACTCGCGATTGGTTGTTCGTGAAGGATCATGCTGTGGCAATTGATTTGGTTTTTCACCAAGGAAAAAATCACGAAACCTATAATATTGGTGGATTCAACGAATGGAAAAACATTGATTTAGTCAAAGTTTTGTGCCAAATTATGGATACAAAATTGGGTAGAGTTACTGGAGAATCAGCTAAACTAATCACTTATGTAAAAGATCGTCCTGGACACGATTTGCGTTATGCCATTGATGCTAATAAAATAAACAAAGAATTGGGCTGGGAACCATCGGTTACTTTCGAACAAGGATTAGAGTTTACCATAGATTGGTATCTTAATAATCAGGAATGGTTGAATAGTGTAACCTCTGGCGATTATGAGAAATATTACGACAAAATGTATTCCTAG
- a CDS encoding nucleotide sugar dehydrogenase, with the protein MKTDIKIAVIGLGYVGLPLARLFATQYPVIGFDINQSRIEALQQGNDTTLEIDTATLKQVLVEKSSDSNGLYCTSSLAEIADCNYFIVTVPTPVDKNNRPDLTPLYKSSETVGKVLKKGDIVIYESTVYPGVTEEECVPVLEKISGLKFNEDFFAGYSPERINPGDKEHTVDKILKVTSGSTIEIGQKVNELYQSVITAGTYLAPSIKVAEAAKVIENSQRDINIAFVNELAKIFNILEIDTQAVLAAAGTKWNFLPFKPGLVGGHCIGVDPYYLAQKAQENGYHPEIILAGRRLNDSMGEYVASQVVKLMIKKGITINGASLLMLGITFKENCPDVRNTKIVDVIAALEDYGIQVSLYDPLASPVEVLHEYKLNFSKEKPTTTFDAIVLGVAHQEFLDLDFNAIRNKNSIVYDVKGVLGHIADGRL; encoded by the coding sequence TTGAAAACAGATATAAAAATAGCAGTTATAGGTTTGGGATATGTAGGTTTGCCATTGGCACGATTATTTGCTACACAATATCCTGTTATTGGATTTGATATTAATCAGTCTAGAATCGAAGCTTTGCAACAAGGCAATGATACTACTTTGGAGATTGATACTGCCACTTTGAAACAAGTATTAGTTGAAAAATCGTCTGATAGTAACGGTTTGTACTGTACTTCTTCACTTGCAGAAATTGCAGATTGTAATTACTTTATAGTTACAGTTCCTACACCAGTAGATAAAAATAACCGTCCCGATTTAACGCCTTTGTATAAATCAAGTGAAACGGTTGGAAAAGTATTAAAAAAAGGAGACATCGTTATTTATGAATCTACAGTTTATCCGGGCGTAACCGAAGAAGAATGCGTACCCGTTTTAGAAAAAATATCAGGACTAAAATTTAATGAAGATTTTTTTGCGGGCTATTCTCCAGAGAGAATCAATCCAGGTGATAAAGAGCATACAGTAGATAAAATTTTGAAAGTCACTTCGGGATCGACTATTGAAATTGGTCAGAAAGTAAATGAGTTGTATCAATCTGTAATCACAGCAGGAACTTATTTAGCACCATCGATTAAAGTTGCCGAAGCAGCAAAAGTTATTGAGAATTCGCAACGTGACATTAATATCGCTTTTGTCAATGAACTGGCCAAAATATTCAATATTTTAGAGATTGATACACAAGCTGTTTTAGCTGCTGCAGGAACCAAATGGAATTTTCTCCCTTTCAAACCAGGATTGGTTGGCGGACATTGCATCGGTGTTGATCCTTATTATTTAGCCCAAAAAGCACAAGAAAATGGTTATCATCCCGAAATAATTTTGGCAGGTCGTCGTTTGAATGACAGTATGGGCGAATACGTAGCTTCGCAAGTGGTGAAATTGATGATTAAGAAAGGAATTACCATCAATGGAGCAAGTCTTTTGATGTTAGGGATTACCTTCAAAGAAAATTGTCCCGATGTAAGAAATACTAAAATTGTAGATGTGATTGCTGCGCTTGAAGATTATGGAATTCAAGTAAGTCTTTATGATCCTTTGGCAAGTCCTGTAGAGGTTTTGCATGAATATAAATTAAATTTCAGCAAAGAAAAACCCACAACTACTTTTGATGCCATTGTTTTAGGAGTGGCGCACCAAGAGTTTTTGGATTTAGACTTTAATGCCATTCGCAATAAAAACAGTATTGTTTATGACGTTAAAGGAGTTTTAGGACATATAGCTGACGGTAGATTGTAA
- a CDS encoding SDR family oxidoreductase produces the protein MKKENTHSILITGGAGFIGSNLCDYFLSKNYQVTCLDNFSTGHRHNLKDCINHPNFRLIEGDIRNLTDCQNATQGVDYVLHQAALGSVPRSIKDPITTNEVNVSGFLNMLVASRDANVKRFIYAASSSTYGDSQGLPKIEDVIGKPLSPYAITKYVNELYADIFSRTYGLETIGLRYFNVFGRKQDPNGAYAAVIPKFVSQLTKLESPLINGDGNYSRDFTYIDNVIQMNELAILTQNPDAINTVFNTAFGDRNTLNDLVGYLKKYLSRYDARIADVKIEYGPSRAGDIPHSLASIDKAKALLGYEPKFSLQEGLKEAIEWYWNNL, from the coding sequence ATGAAAAAAGAAAATACACATAGTATATTAATTACTGGTGGAGCTGGATTTATTGGCTCTAACCTTTGTGATTATTTTTTGTCCAAAAATTATCAGGTTACTTGTTTGGATAATTTTTCCACTGGTCATCGTCATAATTTAAAAGATTGTATCAATCATCCCAATTTTCGATTAATTGAAGGCGATATTCGGAATCTAACCGATTGTCAGAATGCAACTCAAGGTGTAGATTATGTTTTGCACCAAGCCGCTTTGGGTTCTGTGCCACGATCTATTAAAGATCCAATTACTACTAATGAGGTTAATGTTTCGGGTTTTTTGAATATGCTGGTAGCTTCTCGTGATGCTAATGTAAAACGATTTATTTATGCAGCCAGTTCCTCTACTTATGGAGATTCACAAGGTTTGCCAAAAATAGAAGACGTAATAGGAAAACCGCTTTCACCTTATGCGATAACCAAATATGTGAATGAATTGTATGCAGATATTTTCAGCAGAACTTATGGATTAGAAACAATAGGCTTGCGTTATTTTAATGTTTTTGGAAGAAAACAAGATCCTAATGGAGCTTATGCTGCTGTAATTCCAAAATTTGTATCGCAATTAACAAAGTTAGAAAGTCCGTTAATTAATGGCGATGGAAACTATTCTAGAGATTTTACTTATATTGATAATGTAATTCAAATGAATGAATTAGCCATATTGACACAAAATCCTGATGCTATAAATACCGTATTCAATACCGCTTTTGGAGATAGAAATACATTAAACGATTTGGTAGGTTATTTAAAAAAGTATCTTTCAAGATATGATGCAAGAATCGCTGATGTTAAAATTGAATACGGTCCTAGTCGTGCAGGAGATATTCCGCATTCGTTAGCAAGTATTGATAAGGCAAAAGCATTGTTGGGTTATGAACCGAAATTTTCATTACAAGAAGGTTTGAAGGAAGCCATTGAATGGTATTGGAATAATTTGTAG
- a CDS encoding polysaccharide biosynthesis tyrosine autokinase, giving the protein MLDIKDFSIFEAQSGFDFKGFLLKIASYWKWFVLSLAITFSIAYQVNIRKEKIYAMETLISVKEESNPLFTSNTSLVFNWGGPSDQVQTISTTLKSRSHNELVVDKLQYYIGYLSQGEYNLVDAYGAVPFYVDIDKSKGQLAGTLIKIKFLSENEYEIRIPFASNSVSLVTYSDNSYRNTAVAVGDFIKKYKVGQRVSLPFLDWKLQIKDNPGIYKGNEYFVQFNDFDGTVSGYRGINVSTDEKGGSIITLGMQGTNKARMVEYLNATVKMLIKRQLDSKNQFATNTISFIDSTLVAMEAQLKETTNELKSFRSNKNIYDIEEGGGKFSGQILEFDVQKDEISRKISYYNSLKAYLKNSVDYAKLPAPTVAGIEDPNIVMNVSKLISLSTQRSEMAYAVKSEKIFKDFDNQMEAIKKVLLENIATAKTSLQYDMNLVNSKINEAESSIKKLPEDQQELIKIKRKYDLSDNIYSTFLQKRSEADIVKAANLSDIHFIDPAKDIGGGLIGPKTSVNYVLALFLGLLIPLLFVFAIFFINNAIQNTEDVSKLTQIPLIGVIGLSNEKSELAVFEKPKSALSESFRAIRSSLQFLYKQQKLDGAKTLMITSSVSGEGKTFCALNIATVFALSEKKTVILGLDLRKPKLFDEFNLTNEVGVVNYLIKQKTVDEIINHTHIPFLDVIISGPIPPNPAEMILSDGMKELIEELKQKYDYIILDTPPVGLVSDALELAQYCDVTLYIVRQNFTKKEMITLLNNRVKRGELNNTSIILNGFQNKAKYGAGYGYGYGYGYGNTTYSNGYTDDSVPKDFFEKIIEKFTKDKS; this is encoded by the coding sequence ATGCTAGACATAAAAGATTTTTCTATTTTTGAAGCCCAATCGGGTTTTGATTTCAAAGGGTTTTTACTAAAGATTGCGAGTTATTGGAAGTGGTTTGTATTGAGTTTAGCCATTACTTTCAGTATCGCCTATCAGGTAAACATTCGCAAAGAAAAAATTTATGCCATGGAAACGCTAATCTCTGTAAAAGAAGAAAGCAATCCATTGTTTACTTCCAATACGAGTTTGGTTTTTAATTGGGGAGGTCCTTCAGATCAAGTTCAAACCATTTCCACAACGCTAAAATCGCGTTCTCACAATGAGCTAGTGGTCGATAAACTTCAGTATTATATTGGGTATTTATCGCAAGGAGAATACAATTTGGTCGATGCTTATGGGGCCGTTCCTTTTTATGTAGATATTGATAAATCCAAAGGGCAACTAGCAGGAACTCTTATCAAAATTAAATTCTTAAGCGAAAATGAATATGAAATTCGAATACCTTTTGCTTCCAATTCAGTTTCGTTAGTTACCTATTCGGATAATTCCTATCGAAATACTGCCGTGGCAGTTGGCGATTTCATAAAAAAATACAAAGTAGGACAACGAGTTTCATTGCCTTTTTTAGATTGGAAATTACAAATAAAAGATAACCCTGGGATTTATAAAGGGAATGAATATTTCGTTCAATTCAATGATTTTGACGGAACTGTTTCTGGTTACAGAGGCATAAATGTCAGTACAGACGAAAAGGGAGGCTCTATAATTACCCTAGGAATGCAAGGAACAAACAAAGCTCGAATGGTGGAGTATTTGAATGCAACTGTAAAAATGCTTATCAAAAGACAATTGGATAGCAAAAACCAATTTGCTACCAATACCATAAGTTTTATAGATAGTACGCTTGTGGCTATGGAAGCTCAATTGAAAGAAACTACGAACGAGTTGAAATCGTTTAGAAGCAATAAAAACATATATGATATTGAAGAAGGAGGAGGGAAATTTTCGGGACAAATTTTAGAATTTGATGTTCAAAAAGATGAAATCAGCCGAAAAATTTCGTATTATAATTCCTTGAAAGCCTATTTAAAAAATAGTGTGGACTATGCTAAACTTCCTGCGCCAACAGTAGCAGGAATTGAAGATCCTAATATTGTAATGAATGTTTCGAAGCTGATTTCACTTTCTACTCAACGTTCAGAAATGGCTTATGCTGTCAAAAGCGAAAAAATATTCAAAGATTTTGACAATCAGATGGAAGCCATCAAGAAAGTATTGCTGGAGAATATCGCTACTGCAAAAACTTCTTTGCAGTACGACATGAATTTGGTAAATAGTAAAATTAATGAGGCGGAAAGCAGTATTAAAAAACTCCCAGAAGATCAGCAAGAATTAATAAAAATTAAAAGGAAATACGATTTAAGCGATAATATCTATAGTACTTTTCTTCAAAAAAGGAGTGAAGCCGATATTGTAAAAGCCGCTAATTTATCGGATATTCATTTTATAGATCCTGCAAAAGATATAGGTGGAGGTCTTATTGGCCCTAAAACTTCTGTCAATTATGTGTTGGCATTGTTTTTAGGATTGTTGATTCCGTTACTTTTTGTATTTGCTATTTTCTTCATCAATAATGCTATTCAGAATACGGAAGATGTTAGTAAACTGACCCAAATCCCATTGATTGGTGTTATCGGTTTGAGTAATGAAAAATCAGAATTGGCCGTATTTGAAAAACCAAAATCGGCTCTTTCAGAGTCGTTTAGAGCCATTCGATCGTCTTTGCAATTTCTATACAAACAACAAAAATTGGACGGTGCAAAAACACTTATGATAACTTCCTCTGTAAGTGGTGAAGGAAAAACATTTTGTGCCTTGAATATTGCAACAGTATTTGCATTAAGCGAAAAAAAGACAGTAATACTTGGATTGGATTTGAGAAAACCAAAACTCTTTGACGAATTCAATTTGACTAATGAAGTAGGTGTTGTCAATTATTTGATCAAACAAAAAACAGTTGACGAGATTATCAATCATACTCATATTCCGTTTCTTGACGTTATTATTTCAGGGCCGATTCCTCCAAATCCTGCCGAAATGATTTTGAGCGATGGTATGAAAGAGTTGATCGAAGAATTAAAACAAAAATACGATTACATTATTTTAGATACTCCACCAGTTGGGTTGGTTTCAGATGCTTTAGAGTTGGCTCAATATTGCGATGTAACTTTATATATTGTTAGACAAAATTTTACTAAAAAAGAAATGATTACCTTGTTGAATAATAGAGTCAAACGAGGTGAGCTTAATAATACCAGTATTATTTTGAATGGATTTCAAAATAAAGCCAAATATGGTGCTGGTTACGGTTATGGCTATGGTTATGGCTACGGGAATACTACTTATTCTAACGGATACACAGATGATAGTGTTCCAAAAGATTTTTTTGAAAAAATAATAGAAAAGTTTACAAAAGATAAAAGCTAG
- a CDS encoding polysaccharide biosynthesis/export family protein: protein MNKFIRYIVFGVCLFLQSCIPTKDLVYLQNKNATEPSVAITEVMQKPYRLQVDDVLSITLKASDPALVSIFTPTARGESGKDASSLYFDGFTINDHGNIRFPILGEVNAIGYTVEELRDKLEKQLLDEYFKKEANIFVTVKLAGFKYTMNGEIGNPGTKFLYQNHVNIMEAIANSGDITITGDRKAVTIMRQSPSGTEMHDIDLTDKKVMQSPYYHLQPNDYIYVKPLKQKTWGTGKTGIESLSTIITLISLITTTLVIIKL from the coding sequence ATGAATAAATTCATACGTTATATAGTTTTTGGAGTTTGTCTTTTTTTACAATCCTGCATACCTACTAAAGATCTTGTTTACCTTCAAAATAAAAATGCAACAGAACCTTCAGTTGCTATAACCGAAGTGATGCAAAAGCCTTACAGACTTCAGGTTGACGATGTTTTGAGTATTACTTTAAAGGCAAGTGATCCTGCATTAGTATCTATTTTTACCCCTACAGCTAGAGGCGAATCAGGAAAAGATGCTTCTTCATTGTATTTTGACGGATTCACTATAAACGATCACGGCAATATTAGATTTCCAATTTTAGGAGAAGTAAACGCCATTGGTTATACAGTAGAAGAGTTAAGGGATAAATTAGAAAAACAGCTTTTAGATGAGTATTTCAAAAAAGAGGCAAATATTTTTGTTACCGTAAAATTAGCGGGTTTCAAATATACAATGAATGGAGAGATAGGAAATCCTGGGACTAAATTCTTATATCAGAATCACGTTAATATTATGGAAGCTATTGCTAATTCTGGTGACATCACCATAACGGGCGATAGAAAAGCAGTTACCATCATGCGACAATCCCCTTCTGGAACCGAAATGCACGACATTGATCTTACTGATAAGAAAGTGATGCAATCTCCTTACTATCATTTGCAACCCAATGATTATATTTATGTGAAACCACTCAAACAAAAAACCTGGGGAACTGGAAAAACAGGGATAGAATCGTTGAGTACCATCATTACATTAATTTCCTTAATAACTACTACTTTAGTTATAATAAAATTATAA
- the recR gene encoding recombination mediator RecR — protein sequence MEFSSKLLEKAVNEVSQLPGIGKRTALRLVLHLLKQPKEQTSFLSQALTTMREEVKFCISCHNISDIEICEICSNEKRNHQIICVVEDIRDVMAIENTGQFKGIYHVLGGKISPIDGVGPSQLNISSLVEKVKSGTVKELIFALSSTMEGDTTNFYIYKQIQDCEIITSTIARGISVGDELEYADEVTLGRSILQRVPFENFFKNN from the coding sequence ATGGAATTTTCATCAAAACTTTTAGAGAAAGCAGTTAACGAAGTATCTCAATTGCCTGGAATTGGAAAACGAACCGCTTTGCGATTGGTATTGCATTTGTTAAAACAACCCAAAGAGCAAACTAGCTTTTTATCACAAGCTTTAACTACAATGAGGGAGGAAGTTAAGTTTTGTATTAGCTGTCATAATATTTCTGATATAGAAATTTGCGAAATTTGTTCTAATGAGAAGAGGAATCACCAAATTATTTGTGTAGTAGAAGATATTCGCGATGTAATGGCGATTGAAAATACAGGACAATTTAAAGGGATTTATCACGTTCTAGGGGGAAAAATATCACCAATTGATGGAGTTGGACCCAGTCAATTGAATATTAGTTCGTTGGTTGAAAAAGTAAAATCGGGGACAGTAAAGGAGTTGATATTTGCTTTAAGTTCCACCATGGAAGGCGATACCACTAATTTTTATATCTACAAACAGATTCAAGATTGTGAGATTATAACTTCGACGATTGCAAGAGGAATATCGGTTGGCGATGAATTAGAATATGCCGATGAGGTAACTTTGGGAAGGAGTATTTTACAGAGAGTTCCTTTTGAGAATTTTTTTAAAAATAATTAA
- a CDS encoding GumC family protein, producing MDFYNNSDEDQIEDFNLRDSLERYLEHWRWFVLAAFLSLAVAYVYLRYATPQYSASTTILVKDDKKGGMLSELSVFADMGLGGGMKSNLDNEIEILKSRTLVEKTVKRLQLNTSIIEKGKVNSTEMYDRSPIKVQFVNANSKFYEDRMNFEFVKLTSNTFQLKNAVESDRSKLLLVNKKEFRYGEIIPLQNAGLIITKSSVEKAFKNVEGKSIIITINPLGNVVASFQQRLNVDPISKTSSVVSVSIVDPVSKKAEVFLDNLIKNYNEDAAADKSFISENTSKFVSNRLLLITQELDGVEKDVQSFKTANKLTDIETEAKLFIEGSSEYNKKRVEIEIQLNMVASMLDFIKKSNNSDLLPTNMISSDGDAAGLVDSYNQLVLERNRILKSATLANPTVIKLDQQISSLKANVGESLRRIQSNLGIQKRDLRSQEGILDNKIGDIPVQERQFRVIARQQKVKEELYLYLLQKREETAISLAATEPNARVIDAAKASDVPVSPKKKMIYLAALFLGLLIPFGIIYIIDLLDTKVKSRFDVMNKFDVPFLGDVPNSITTDGLIDATSRTGTAEALRIVKTNLDFMLSQVPDGEAKTVFMTSTVSGEGKTFLSANLAATMALSGVKVLLIGMDFRNPKLNEYIDLPNNSGLTDYLSSNKAILSDYIHKTAGFENFYVLPAGVIPPNPTELLMSKKVKELFIQFKNEYDYIIVDMAPVSLVSDTLMLSKYADATVYVCRAGVLDKRMIHIPKMIYKEGKLKNMSLVLNDTKMNKSYGYGYGYGYGVKVDEKPWYKKIFKA from the coding sequence ATGGATTTTTACAACAACTCCGACGAAGATCAAATTGAAGATTTTAATTTAAGAGATAGTTTAGAGCGTTATTTAGAGCATTGGCGATGGTTTGTATTGGCTGCTTTTTTGTCACTTGCCGTAGCTTATGTGTATTTAAGGTATGCAACTCCTCAATATTCTGCCAGTACTACTATATTGGTTAAAGATGATAAAAAAGGGGGTATGCTTTCTGAATTATCTGTTTTTGCTGACATGGGGTTGGGAGGTGGAATGAAAAGTAATTTGGATAATGAAATCGAGATATTGAAGTCCAGAACTTTAGTTGAAAAAACAGTTAAAAGATTACAACTAAACACATCAATAATCGAAAAAGGGAAAGTAAATAGTACAGAAATGTATGATAGATCCCCAATCAAAGTACAGTTTGTCAATGCCAATTCAAAGTTTTATGAGGATAGAATGAATTTTGAATTTGTTAAGTTGACATCTAACACTTTTCAATTAAAAAACGCAGTTGAATCAGATAGGAGTAAGTTGCTTTTAGTGAATAAAAAAGAGTTTCGATATGGAGAAATTATTCCCCTTCAAAATGCTGGTTTGATAATTACAAAATCTTCTGTTGAAAAAGCGTTTAAAAATGTTGAGGGCAAATCTATTATTATTACAATAAACCCACTGGGTAATGTTGTAGCTAGTTTTCAGCAACGATTGAATGTAGATCCAATAAGTAAAACGAGTAGTGTTGTAAGTGTTTCTATAGTAGATCCTGTTTCTAAAAAAGCAGAAGTCTTTTTGGATAATTTGATTAAAAATTACAATGAAGATGCAGCGGCTGATAAGAGTTTTATTTCCGAGAATACTTCCAAATTTGTTTCCAATCGATTGTTGTTGATTACCCAAGAGTTGGATGGAGTAGAAAAAGATGTACAAAGTTTTAAAACAGCTAATAAACTTACTGATATCGAAACCGAAGCCAAATTGTTTATCGAAGGCTCTAGTGAGTACAATAAAAAAAGAGTGGAGATCGAAATTCAGTTAAACATGGTGGCTTCTATGTTGGATTTTATCAAAAAAAGCAACAATTCCGATTTGTTGCCAACCAATATGATTTCTAGCGATGGTGATGCAGCAGGATTGGTGGATTCTTATAATCAATTGGTTTTGGAACGTAACCGAATTTTGAAATCAGCAACTCTAGCAAATCCAACGGTTATCAAATTAGACCAACAAATCAGTTCTTTAAAAGCCAATGTGGGCGAGAGTTTGAGAAGAATACAGTCTAATTTGGGTATTCAAAAAAGAGACTTGAGAAGTCAAGAAGGCATTTTAGACAACAAAATAGGTGATATTCCAGTGCAAGAACGTCAGTTTAGAGTAATTGCACGTCAACAAAAAGTAAAAGAAGAACTTTATTTGTATTTGTTGCAAAAAAGAGAAGAAACGGCTATTTCTTTGGCAGCAACAGAACCGAATGCTAGAGTAATTGATGCAGCAAAAGCATCAGATGTTCCCGTTTCTCCTAAAAAGAAGATGATCTATTTAGCTGCATTATTTTTAGGACTTTTAATACCATTCGGAATTATATACATAATTGATTTGTTGGATACGAAAGTAAAAAGTCGTTTTGATGTTATGAATAAATTTGATGTTCCGTTCTTGGGAGATGTGCCTAATTCTATTACCACCGATGGCTTAATAGATGCGACCAGTAGGACAGGTACTGCCGAAGCGCTTCGAATTGTGAAAACCAACTTAGATTTTATGTTAAGTCAAGTGCCAGATGGTGAGGCCAAAACTGTGTTTATGACCTCGACTGTTTCTGGAGAAGGAAAGACATTTTTGTCGGCTAATCTAGCGGCAACAATGGCGCTTTCTGGGGTAAAAGTCCTCCTGATTGGAATGGATTTTAGAAATCCTAAATTGAATGAATACATCGATTTGCCTAATAATTCAGGTTTAACAGATTATTTATCATCGAATAAAGCCATCTTAAGTGATTACATACACAAAACAGCTGGTTTTGAAAACTTTTATGTTCTCCCTGCTGGAGTGATTCCGCCCAATCCAACAGAATTATTGATGAGTAAAAAAGTAAAAGAATTATTTATTCAATTTAAAAATGAGTACGACTATATCATCGTAGATATGGCACCAGTTAGTCTAGTATCCGATACCTTGATGTTGTCTAAATATGCAGATGCAACTGTTTATGTTTGTAGAGCTGGTGTATTGGATAAGCGTATGATTCATATTCCTAAAATGATTTACAAAGAAGGAAAACTTAAAAATATGTCGTTGGTACTTAATGATACTAAAATGAATAAAAGTTATGGGTATGGTTACGGCTACGGCTATGGAGTCAAAGTGGACGAAAAACCTTGGTACAAGAAAATATTTAAAGCATAA
- a CDS encoding polysaccharide biosynthesis/export family protein, whose translation MKFTSLLKKTIPFCIVLILFSCKPKSELVYYQNIDSLSSKEKLDSYEIKIQPDDMLTIIVSADDPETAVPFNLTTISMPSAVSNNLMNARGQESMQSYLVDVNGFIDFPVLGKLKVSGLSRTEVMQLLESKIAKYIKNPIINLRLTNFKVSLQGEVTIPGTYPLTSDRVTLIEAISMAKDLTIYGRRDNILIIREIDGVKSYNRVDITKADFINSPFYYLAQNDVIYVEPNKTRINGAAVGANTNVIISITSLVITLITLIVTAKN comes from the coding sequence ATGAAATTTACCTCTTTATTAAAAAAAACAATTCCATTTTGTATTGTTTTAATCTTGTTTTCTTGTAAACCCAAATCAGAATTAGTTTATTATCAAAACATTGATAGTTTGTCTTCTAAAGAAAAATTGGATTCGTATGAAATTAAGATTCAACCTGATGATATGCTCACAATTATCGTATCTGCCGACGATCCTGAAACGGCAGTTCCTTTCAATTTGACAACTATTAGTATGCCTTCTGCTGTTAGTAATAATTTGATGAATGCTAGAGGACAAGAATCGATGCAGTCGTATTTAGTAGACGTAAATGGGTTTATTGATTTTCCAGTTTTGGGAAAACTGAAAGTAAGCGGTTTGTCACGTACAGAAGTGATGCAATTATTAGAATCAAAAATTGCGAAATATATCAAAAATCCAATTATCAATCTTCGTTTGACGAATTTTAAAGTTTCATTGCAAGGTGAGGTTACTATTCCAGGGACTTATCCTTTGACATCAGACAGAGTTACTCTTATCGAAGCCATCAGTATGGCAAAAGATTTGACTATCTACGGAAGAAGAGATAATATATTGATTATTAGAGAAATTGATGGAGTGAAATCTTACAATAGGGTAGATATTACGAAAGCGGATTTTATCAATTCGCCATTTTATTATTTAGCACAAAATGATGTGATCTATGTAGAGCCTAATAAAACGAGAATCAATGGAGCGGCAGTAGGAGCCAATACCAATGTTATCATTTCGATTACCTCATTAGTGATTACTTTAATAACCTTGATAGTTACAGCAAAAAACTAA